One window from the genome of Longimicrobium sp. encodes:
- a CDS encoding SRPBCC family protein, translated as MKLHLLQATQNLPVSLSEAWDFFSDARNLARITPPSMGFEVTSALPGRMYAGMLITYRIRPLLGLPVSWVTEITHVDEPHRFVDEQRFGPYRFWHHQHLFREVAGGVEMRDLVHYALPPGGGAVRRFLVAPRLEEIFAFRRQALERLLGPWPG; from the coding sequence ATGAAGCTGCATCTCCTCCAGGCCACGCAGAACCTTCCCGTCTCGCTGTCCGAGGCGTGGGACTTCTTCTCCGACGCGCGCAACCTGGCGCGCATCACGCCGCCGTCGATGGGCTTCGAGGTGACCTCGGCGCTGCCCGGGCGGATGTACGCAGGGATGCTCATCACCTACCGCATCCGGCCGCTGCTGGGCCTGCCGGTGAGCTGGGTGACGGAGATCACGCACGTGGACGAGCCGCACCGCTTCGTCGACGAGCAGCGGTTCGGGCCGTACCGTTTCTGGCATCACCAGCACCTGTTCCGCGAAGTCGCCGGCGGCGTGGAGATGCGCGACCTCGTGCACTACGCGCTCCCCCCCGGCGGCGGCGCCGTCCGCCGCTTCCTCGTCGCCCCGCGCCTCGAGGAGATCTTCGCCTTCCGCCGCCAGGCGCTCGAGCGGCTGCTCGGCCCCTGGCCGGGATGA